A window of the Lactuca sativa cultivar Salinas chromosome 7, Lsat_Salinas_v11, whole genome shotgun sequence genome harbors these coding sequences:
- the LOC111887423 gene encoding zinc finger protein ZAT12 encodes MSENRSQNPNVEDFVRRNATMIAMHVEENPNAVNQYRRRMYKCKDCDKEYDNFQALGGHRASHRSSLRTLESHSEVKIHECRICGNGFAIGQALGGHMRKHWLRKVDNEEKGLCHGNKSIWKAAHHDDHESCSSSSVTSNSNGKELFGYDLNMTPHENELKNGDGSHNLSFSEAS; translated from the coding sequence ATGTCCGAAAACAGAAGTCAAAACCCTAACGTTGAAGACTTCGTTAGGAGAAACGCCACCATGATTGCCATGCATGTCGAGGAAAACCCTAACGCCGTCAACCAATACCGTCGACGCATGTACAAATGCAAGGACTGTGACAAAGAGTACGATAACTTCCAAGCTTTAGGTGGCCACCGGGCTAGTCACCGGAGTAGTCTCAGGACTCTTGAATCCCATTCTGAAGTTAAGATACATGAATGCAGGATTTGTGGCAATGGTTTTGCAATCGGGCAAGCTTTGGGAGGACACATGAGGAAGCATTGGTTGCGTAAAGTCGACAATGAGGAGAAGGGTTTATGTCATGGAAACAAAAGTATATGGAAAGCAGCTCATCATGATGATCATGAGTCTTGTTCTTCTTCTTCGGTAACCAGTAATTCGAATGGTAAGGAACTTTTTGGTTATGATCTAAACATGACGCCTCATGAGAATGAATTAAAGAATGGAGATGGATCACATAATCTTAGTTTTTCTGAAGCTTCATGA